One genomic window of Paenibacillus xylanilyticus includes the following:
- a CDS encoding amidase family protein: MDRTLDELLLETDIVSLQSAMESGSLTSEVCVRWYLDRITRIDPKLNSVIEVNPDAIEQAIALDAERREQGVRGPLHGIPILLKDNIDTGDHMHTSAGSVALAEHIAKSDSMVAAQLRAAGAIFLGKANMTEWANFMSNTMLSGYSSRGGQTLNPYGPGELFVGGSSSGSAAAVAANLCTAALGTETSGSIISPASQNCLVGLKPTIGLVSRTGIIPLTSSQDSAGPMTRSVKDAAILLSTIIAVDPNDAAMHDNERKAYTDYTSFLDVNGLRGARIGVPRFYYQHLDEARAAVIERAINVCREQGAIIIDPVSLPCESAKWDLDVMRHEFKKVLNDYLAQAGPDAYVKSLDELIAYNEENSSVALKYGQDLLIWSNVTSGTLSEPVYAESLRHNRLLSRDQGIDHAIREHQLDALIFLGNEEGLDVSARAGYPVITVPGECIDTGIAGEDGYTTKGPQGITFVGTAYSEPILFRLAYAYEQATKFRFAPRDEF, from the coding sequence ATGGATAGAACATTAGATGAACTTCTACTAGAGACGGACATCGTTTCATTACAGTCGGCGATGGAGTCCGGATCGTTAACATCGGAGGTCTGCGTTCGTTGGTATTTGGATCGGATCACGAGAATTGACCCTAAGCTGAATTCGGTAATTGAAGTCAATCCGGACGCGATAGAGCAAGCCATTGCGCTTGACGCGGAACGGAGGGAACAGGGAGTACGTGGACCACTTCATGGTATCCCCATCCTGCTCAAGGATAATATCGATACAGGAGATCACATGCATACCAGTGCGGGTTCGGTTGCGTTAGCAGAACATATTGCAAAGTCAGATTCTATGGTGGCTGCACAGTTAAGAGCGGCCGGAGCCATATTCCTGGGAAAGGCAAACATGACGGAATGGGCAAATTTCATGTCGAATACCATGTTGTCCGGATACAGCTCAAGGGGCGGACAGACGTTGAATCCTTACGGTCCTGGAGAGTTGTTCGTTGGGGGATCAAGTTCAGGCTCTGCAGCAGCCGTCGCCGCCAATCTGTGTACTGCTGCCTTGGGCACAGAAACATCGGGTTCAATTATTAGTCCTGCCTCGCAAAATTGCCTTGTCGGCCTTAAACCAACCATCGGTCTGGTCAGTCGTACAGGGATTATTCCGCTTACGTCCAGCCAAGATTCAGCGGGTCCGATGACACGTTCCGTTAAGGACGCTGCAATTTTGCTCAGTACAATAATCGCTGTGGATCCGAATGATGCGGCGATGCATGACAATGAACGGAAAGCCTATACGGATTATACGTCCTTTCTGGATGTGAATGGCCTGCGAGGCGCAAGAATTGGCGTACCGCGCTTCTACTATCAGCATCTGGATGAAGCGCGAGCAGCTGTTATCGAACGAGCTATCAATGTATGCAGAGAACAGGGAGCGATCATCATTGACCCGGTGTCATTACCTTGCGAAAGCGCGAAGTGGGATTTGGATGTGATGCGACATGAATTTAAAAAAGTATTAAATGATTATTTAGCTCAAGCGGGTCCAGATGCTTATGTTAAATCGTTAGATGAGCTTATCGCATATAATGAGGAAAATAGTAGTGTTGCACTTAAATATGGACAGGATTTGCTAATCTGGTCGAACGTAACAAGTGGTACCTTGTCTGAACCGGTGTACGCAGAGAGCTTGCGGCATAATCGTCTGCTTTCCCGGGACCAAGGCATCGACCATGCAATTCGTGAGCATCAGTTAGATGCGCTGATATTCCTGGGCAATGAAGAAGGACTCGATGTGTCTGCACGCGCGGGGTACCCTGTAATTACCGTTCCGGGTGAGTGCATCGACACAGGTATTGCTGGTGAAGATGGCTATACGACCAAAGGTCCTCAGGGGATTACGTTTGTCGGAACCGCCTACAGTGAGCCGATCCTTTTTCGATTAGCTTACGCTTACGAACAAGCGACTAAATTCCGTTTTGCACCTAGAGATGAGTTCTAA
- a CDS encoding YheC/YheD family protein: MLIGVYGKNDPLQTLPERRISAIVGEGWRQGVDVFFFDASSIDMEQESIKGKFQVGDSWMEKRVPLPDVILNEAPDPVESRSESENWLRRRVPFTTFLIHGKYEIQQKLETHFQEYMVPTERLLDLKGLLAFLDEHSEIIVKPNQGCRGNSIFTLKKEDQNYICRQHDTERQLNYSALEQHVQDVLAQGPCIMQPYVPSMNEMQEVVDFRVHIQRNGTGGWVPTKVYPRIGAPNSVISNLSQGGRTGDTRNELQQQLSGDADLKIREMEQLSIRMAELINHSYPFLIDELGMDFIVKPDGKLLFLEANISPQTRFHERERAANALEYAQYVARAGRMVPDPIVAMLTADPADKMLAAACAYAAKWNDAEFYYFGPTDVHAEWRFIKGYVYQNGEWEARYCPFPNVVYDRLKERGNANFDNVYAALRHVPFTDERKGGSFSKKNIYEMIQMDPELSEHLIPYQEVKHSDEVLAFIDMHGTSVIKPSLGSYGEDILIVQREEGGYTVKDHEHIRLMSEKEFTELITMIAAKNSHLMQTFIRSETQNGLPFHIRLHLVRNGEGEWSLISAFPFLSTQSDHKVVNHPGSLRAFTTWDWLSRHEYPDRQEAMSATLQRLALRIADYIAANISERICELGIDVGIDPLCKVWLFEANMNKIGSTHREFEVAQNMVPFALSLQ, from the coding sequence TTGTTAATCGGTGTATATGGCAAAAACGACCCTCTGCAGACGCTGCCCGAGAGACGCATCAGCGCGATCGTTGGGGAGGGTTGGAGACAGGGCGTGGACGTATTTTTCTTTGACGCGAGCAGCATTGATATGGAGCAGGAAAGTATCAAGGGGAAATTTCAGGTAGGGGATTCCTGGATGGAGAAAAGGGTGCCTCTGCCGGATGTTATTTTGAATGAAGCACCTGATCCGGTTGAGAGCAGATCTGAGAGTGAGAACTGGCTGCGCCGCAGAGTTCCCTTTACGACATTTCTGATCCACGGCAAGTACGAGATTCAGCAGAAACTGGAGACTCACTTCCAAGAATATATGGTGCCAACCGAGCGGCTGCTTGATCTCAAAGGGCTGCTGGCATTTTTGGATGAGCATAGCGAAATTATAGTGAAGCCTAATCAGGGCTGTAGAGGCAATTCCATTTTTACTTTGAAGAAAGAGGATCAGAATTACATATGCCGTCAGCATGATACAGAGCGTCAGCTGAACTATTCTGCTCTGGAGCAGCATGTGCAGGATGTTCTGGCGCAAGGTCCATGTATTATGCAGCCCTACGTGCCTTCAATGAATGAAATGCAGGAGGTAGTGGACTTCCGAGTACATATTCAGCGCAATGGTACAGGAGGGTGGGTGCCAACCAAGGTGTACCCAAGAATTGGGGCTCCGAATTCCGTCATTAGCAATTTAAGCCAAGGCGGCCGTACCGGGGATACAAGAAATGAGCTGCAGCAGCAGCTCTCGGGCGATGCTGATCTGAAGATTCGGGAAATGGAACAGCTGTCGATTCGTATGGCAGAGCTGATCAATCATTCGTATCCTTTTCTGATTGATGAGCTTGGCATGGATTTTATTGTGAAACCTGATGGTAAGTTATTGTTCTTGGAAGCAAATATAAGTCCTCAAACGAGGTTTCATGAACGAGAGCGCGCCGCAAATGCGCTGGAATATGCCCAATATGTAGCCAGAGCAGGACGCATGGTGCCGGATCCCATTGTGGCCATGCTGACAGCTGACCCTGCAGACAAAATGTTGGCAGCGGCCTGCGCTTACGCAGCGAAGTGGAATGATGCAGAGTTCTATTATTTTGGTCCAACAGACGTACACGCGGAATGGCGGTTTATTAAAGGATACGTCTACCAGAATGGAGAGTGGGAAGCAAGGTACTGTCCTTTTCCGAATGTGGTTTACGACCGGCTGAAGGAGCGTGGGAATGCGAATTTTGATAACGTCTATGCTGCCTTGAGACATGTACCTTTCACGGATGAACGAAAAGGGGGTTCCTTCAGCAAGAAAAACATATATGAAATGATACAAATGGATCCGGAGCTATCGGAGCATCTTATTCCTTATCAAGAAGTGAAACATAGCGACGAGGTTTTGGCTTTTATAGATATGCATGGTACCTCTGTCATCAAGCCTTCTTTAGGGTCGTATGGCGAAGACATACTCATTGTTCAGCGGGAAGAAGGTGGTTACACCGTTAAGGATCACGAGCATATCCGCCTAATGAGTGAGAAGGAATTTACCGAATTGATCACGATGATCGCAGCTAAGAACAGTCACCTTATGCAAACGTTTATCCGAAGTGAAACGCAGAATGGCCTGCCTTTCCATATAAGGCTTCATCTTGTTCGTAATGGAGAAGGAGAATGGTCATTGATATCCGCATTTCCCTTTTTGTCCACACAAAGTGACCATAAGGTGGTCAACCATCCGGGATCTCTGCGTGCGTTTACGACATGGGACTGGCTCTCTAGGCATGAGTATCCCGATAGGCAAGAAGCGATGTCTGCCACACTTCAACGGCTTGCATTGAGAATAGCAGATTATATTGCCGCCAATATATCGGAACGAATATGTGAATTAGGGATTGATGTAGGAATCGACCCGTTATGCAAAGTATGGTTATTTGAAGCGAATATGAACAAAATTGGATCAACACATAGAGAGTTTGAAGTTGCCCAGAACATGGTCCCATTTGCCCTTTCTTTGCAATGA
- a CDS encoding putative quinol monooxygenase — translation MIIIHAHLSIKPDQEQAFLAAAKELVAATRNEEGNISYNLNKSTEQEHQYVMIELWKDEAATAAHNTSAHFQGFVQQAAAFMAAPMNVEVFAGEAVKH, via the coding sequence ATGATTATTATTCACGCACACCTGTCCATTAAACCAGATCAAGAGCAAGCATTCCTCGCAGCAGCCAAAGAACTCGTTGCAGCAACTCGCAATGAAGAAGGCAACATCAGCTACAATCTGAACAAAAGCACTGAGCAAGAACATCAGTATGTCATGATCGAATTGTGGAAAGACGAAGCCGCTACAGCAGCTCACAACACAAGTGCTCATTTCCAAGGATTTGTTCAACAAGCAGCAGCATTCATGGCTGCACCGATGAACGTTGAAGTATTTGCTGGCGAAGCCGTTAAACACTAA
- a CDS encoding nitroreductase family protein, with translation MSSFQSTFQKTNDFNEITYGRRSVKLYDPEVKISREEMTEILAEASRAPSSINLQPWRFLVVDTAEGKEKLAPLARFNQNQVLTSSAVIGVFVDMNNIEYMEEIFGKAVELGYMPQEVKDMQLAKVMPYYKAMPESALRDVNLIDAGLVSMQLMLVARAHGYDTNPIGGYEKDQIAEAFGMDKERYQPVMLISMGKSAKEGHPSYRLPVDTITTWA, from the coding sequence ATGAGTAGCTTTCAAAGTACATTTCAAAAAACGAACGATTTTAACGAGATCACTTACGGCCGTCGTTCCGTTAAACTTTATGATCCAGAGGTAAAAATCAGCCGTGAAGAGATGACCGAAATTCTGGCCGAAGCTTCTCGTGCCCCATCCTCCATCAACCTGCAGCCTTGGCGCTTCCTGGTTGTGGACACCGCTGAAGGTAAAGAGAAGCTTGCTCCTCTTGCCAGATTCAATCAAAATCAGGTGTTGACTTCTTCTGCAGTTATCGGTGTATTTGTTGACATGAACAACATCGAATATATGGAAGAAATCTTCGGCAAAGCAGTAGAGCTTGGTTATATGCCACAAGAAGTAAAAGATATGCAGCTGGCTAAAGTAATGCCTTATTACAAGGCTATGCCAGAATCCGCTCTTCGCGATGTCAACCTGATTGATGCAGGTCTGGTATCCATGCAATTGATGCTGGTTGCCCGTGCTCACGGTTATGATACTAACCCGATTGGCGGTTACGAAAAAGATCAAATCGCTGAAGCGTTCGGTATGGACAAAGAACGCTATCAACCGGTTATGCTGATCTCCATGGGTAAATCAGCCAAAGAGGGCCATCCATCCTACCGTCTGCCCGTTGATACGATTACAACTTGGGCATAA
- a CDS encoding MarR family winged helix-turn-helix transcriptional regulator, with protein MTRIVSKEEQIINLLNALGNKVSPKFERCTGISSSRFEILYELDQVDEINQSMLQKIINIDSAAITRHLKQLEADGMVTRRKNPEDNRVTFVRLTDDGRKHIEGYKVEKKNFIHQILHDFSEDEIQDLASYLERMQNNF; from the coding sequence ATGACACGTATCGTTTCAAAGGAAGAGCAGATCATCAATCTGCTGAATGCACTTGGCAACAAAGTCAGCCCGAAGTTCGAGCGGTGCACAGGAATCAGTTCATCTCGCTTTGAGATTCTGTATGAATTGGATCAGGTCGATGAGATCAACCAATCGATGCTGCAAAAAATCATCAATATTGACAGTGCTGCCATCACCCGCCATTTGAAGCAGCTCGAAGCAGACGGCATGGTGACCAGACGCAAAAATCCGGAAGACAACCGGGTTACCTTTGTTCGTCTGACTGATGATGGCCGGAAACATATTGAGGGTTACAAAGTAGAAAAGAAAAATTTTATTCATCAGATTCTGCATGATTTCAGTGAAGATGAAATCCAGGATCTTGCGAGTTATCTGGAACGCATGCAGAACAATTTTTGA
- a CDS encoding TetR/AcrR family transcriptional regulator: MAKDTTASVNRRNDIISAAIDVFAEIGYYRATTAQVAERAQISQPYIFRFFKTKEALLLSALEVSWARVIDSFRQVVETAASDQLERELIEAYEKILESHHSEILLQMQAQTIQEDVIRQAMQKGFSEVRTMVLNAFSHAGIAEAKQRTLVFLAIGMLCNVSIALDMPELKER, from the coding sequence ATGGCCAAAGATACAACGGCTTCAGTTAATCGGCGGAACGACATTATCTCAGCGGCAATTGACGTATTTGCAGAAATCGGATATTACCGCGCAACGACAGCACAAGTGGCTGAAAGGGCGCAGATTTCCCAGCCTTATATTTTTCGTTTTTTCAAAACGAAGGAAGCCCTGCTGCTATCTGCACTGGAAGTATCATGGGCGCGAGTCATTGATTCATTTCGACAGGTTGTAGAGACAGCAGCATCGGATCAACTGGAGCGCGAATTGATAGAAGCATACGAGAAAATTCTGGAATCGCACCATAGCGAAATCCTGCTTCAGATGCAAGCTCAGACTATTCAGGAGGATGTGATTCGTCAGGCGATGCAGAAAGGGTTTAGCGAAGTGAGAACCATGGTTCTGAATGCTTTTAGCCATGCCGGCATTGCCGAAGCGAAGCAAAGAACGTTGGTTTTCCTGGCGATCGGCATGTTGTGCAATGTCTCGATAGCACTGGATATGCCTGAGCTCAAAGAAAGATAG
- a CDS encoding SDR family NAD(P)-dependent oxidoreductase — protein MKKAIVIGATGGTGAAITQELIKRGITTVAYGRSRQKLEQLAAKLGFPGHLQLAVGDAFNPNEIVAASRNADVMFHCANVPYHEMESRLLPLGESVMKAAEQLSLKVVVIDGIYPYGRRQMDEVTEEHPKQPHTRKGKTRLAYEQMLFSSRWSRAQVMIVRLPDYYGPTANEASYLGSTLESIAKGKMAFFIGNMETPREYIYLPDAAVMVVELASRENTYNQNWNIPGAGIIAGKEIVRIAQQAAGVTKPVMALGKIGLSLIGLGVPVMKEVVEMLYLTKEPLVLSRQKYERSIGPVQATPFAEGIAETIAQLQKK, from the coding sequence ATGAAAAAGGCAATTGTTATTGGTGCAACAGGCGGAACGGGTGCTGCCATTACACAGGAATTGATTAAGCGGGGGATCACAACGGTTGCCTATGGACGTTCACGGCAGAAATTGGAACAGCTTGCTGCTAAGCTGGGTTTCCCCGGCCATCTTCAGCTGGCTGTGGGTGATGCATTTAACCCGAATGAAATCGTCGCTGCTTCCCGGAATGCGGATGTGATGTTCCACTGTGCCAACGTGCCTTACCATGAGATGGAGAGCAGACTCCTGCCACTGGGTGAATCCGTTATGAAGGCAGCTGAACAGCTGAGTCTGAAAGTGGTGGTTATTGATGGGATCTACCCCTACGGGAGAAGACAAATGGACGAAGTAACGGAAGAACATCCGAAGCAGCCGCATACCCGCAAAGGAAAAACAAGACTCGCCTACGAGCAGATGTTATTCAGCAGCAGGTGGTCCAGAGCGCAAGTCATGATTGTACGTTTGCCTGATTATTATGGTCCAACCGCGAATGAAGCCTCTTATCTGGGATCAACACTTGAATCCATCGCAAAGGGAAAAATGGCTTTTTTCATCGGCAATATGGAAACACCACGGGAATATATCTATCTGCCTGATGCAGCGGTTATGGTAGTGGAACTGGCAAGCAGGGAGAACACATACAATCAGAACTGGAACATACCCGGTGCTGGCATTATTGCAGGCAAAGAGATCGTTAGGATTGCACAGCAGGCAGCGGGTGTAACGAAACCAGTCATGGCACTTGGGAAAATAGGACTGTCCCTGATTGGGCTGGGGGTGCCGGTCATGAAGGAAGTCGTTGAGATGTTATACTTAACCAAGGAGCCTCTCGTTTTAAGCAGGCAGAAGTATGAACGCAGTATTGGTCCTGTGCAGGCGACGCCTTTCGCAGAAGGAATTGCTGAAACCATTGCACAGCTTCAGAAAAAGTAA
- a CDS encoding NAD(P)-binding domain-containing protein, with protein sequence MSLEALNQRVKEDLAYLAYGGANWVRSTEHAEGHVYDVIIVGGGQSGLGAAFGLLRERISNILVIDENKAGLEGPWETYARMTTLRTPKHLTSIDLGIPSLTFRSWWEAQFGLEGWEAVDKIPRGDWMNYLRWYRDVLNLPVINEVKLKLIEPASEGLHRLHVEGSGVDGGTLLARKVVLATGIQGGGEWHVPPMIAERLPRELYAHTSEAIDFERLRGKRIAVLGGGASAFDNASFALAAGVAEAHVFVRRAQLPSVNPIRQMEQSGMIERFHALGAADKYAVISHFFQYNQPPTNDTFNRAAAWPGFELHLNSPWLGVEANEDGAVVTTAKGKFAFDFLVISTGLLSDPALRPELKLVESHIARWADCYDAPAEQRNELLDAHPFLTPGFAMTSRSEAGESQLHGLFVFNYSALASCGLSASAISGTKSAVPKLVSAIADQLFLDDRETILQQFFDYDEREFTASWVKSSVPS encoded by the coding sequence ATGAGCCTAGAAGCTTTGAATCAACGAGTAAAAGAAGATCTCGCATATTTGGCCTATGGCGGTGCAAATTGGGTGCGTTCCACGGAACATGCTGAGGGTCATGTATATGACGTGATTATTGTAGGAGGAGGACAGAGCGGCCTGGGAGCTGCTTTTGGCCTGCTGCGTGAGCGGATTTCTAACATTTTGGTTATTGACGAAAATAAAGCCGGACTGGAAGGCCCATGGGAAACATATGCCCGTATGACGACTCTACGTACCCCTAAACATCTGACCTCCATTGATCTGGGTATTCCATCCCTAACCTTTCGTTCCTGGTGGGAGGCTCAGTTTGGACTGGAAGGCTGGGAAGCGGTGGACAAGATTCCACGCGGAGATTGGATGAATTATTTGCGGTGGTATCGAGACGTGCTGAATCTGCCTGTAATCAATGAAGTAAAGCTAAAATTGATCGAACCCGCATCTGAGGGGCTTCACCGACTTCATGTGGAGGGTTCCGGTGTCGATGGCGGCACGCTGCTGGCGCGAAAGGTCGTGCTGGCTACCGGCATACAGGGAGGGGGAGAATGGCACGTACCTCCCATGATTGCAGAACGACTGCCGAGAGAACTGTATGCTCATACATCTGAGGCTATTGATTTTGAACGGCTGCGCGGCAAAAGAATTGCCGTATTAGGGGGAGGAGCTTCCGCCTTTGATAATGCAAGTTTTGCGCTTGCTGCAGGAGTTGCTGAAGCACATGTGTTTGTGCGGCGAGCACAACTTCCAAGTGTCAATCCCATACGCCAGATGGAGCAATCCGGGATGATTGAACGTTTTCATGCATTAGGGGCAGCTGATAAATACGCGGTCATTTCACACTTTTTTCAATATAATCAACCTCCAACCAATGATACCTTCAACCGGGCAGCAGCCTGGCCGGGTTTTGAACTGCATTTGAATTCACCTTGGCTCGGTGTGGAAGCAAACGAGGATGGAGCCGTAGTGACCACAGCCAAGGGGAAATTTGCTTTTGATTTTCTGGTGATTAGTACGGGGCTGCTAAGTGATCCTGCATTGCGGCCGGAACTCAAACTGGTGGAAAGTCATATAGCTCGTTGGGCGGATTGTTATGACGCGCCGGCTGAGCAGCGCAATGAGCTGCTGGATGCACATCCCTTCCTTACTCCCGGATTTGCGATGACGAGCCGAAGTGAAGCAGGCGAGTCACAGCTGCATGGGCTGTTTGTCTTCAATTACTCTGCCCTTGCAAGCTGTGGTCTGTCCGCTTCTGCCATCTCGGGTACCAAAAGCGCAGTTCCTAAACTGGTGTCAGCCATAGCAGACCAGCTGTTCTTGGATGATCGGGAGACGATCTTACAGCAATTTTTTGATTACGATGAGCGGGAGTTCACAGCATCCTGGGTAAAAAGCAGCGTTCCCAGCTGA
- a CDS encoding DeoR/GlpR family DNA-binding transcription regulator — translation MLTEERYAAIIERLHQQGIVKLQELVDVLGASESTIRRDLIDLESRQMLKRIHGGAALMNEKTLEPGIEEKTSKNIQQKVTIARLAAQEIENGDCIYLDAGTTTLAMIPYIEAKDVTVVTNGLSHVEALVSKRIRSYLLGGMMKIHTKAVIGSIALQNMDNFRFDKCFLGTNGVDPEMGYTTPDPEEALIKRRAHQLSGKSYVLADSSKIGEITFAKLFELEEADLITEQMPEHWRAVIEQKTKIIEG, via the coding sequence ATGCTGACTGAAGAACGATATGCTGCAATTATAGAGCGCTTACATCAACAAGGGATAGTAAAATTACAGGAACTTGTCGACGTGCTTGGTGCTTCCGAATCAACGATAAGACGCGATTTAATTGACTTGGAGAGCCGTCAGATGCTGAAACGCATTCATGGCGGGGCAGCACTGATGAACGAAAAGACGCTCGAGCCAGGCATAGAAGAGAAAACATCCAAAAACATTCAACAAAAAGTGACGATTGCTCGTTTGGCTGCACAGGAGATCGAAAATGGCGATTGTATCTATCTGGATGCAGGTACGACGACGCTGGCCATGATTCCCTATATTGAAGCCAAGGACGTAACCGTGGTGACCAACGGTCTATCCCATGTGGAAGCGCTCGTTAGCAAGCGGATTCGAAGTTATTTGCTTGGTGGCATGATGAAAATCCATACCAAAGCCGTCATCGGAAGTATAGCATTACAAAATATGGACAACTTCCGTTTTGATAAATGTTTTCTTGGAACCAACGGTGTGGATCCCGAGATGGGGTATACGACTCCTGACCCGGAGGAAGCCTTGATTAAGAGAAGGGCGCATCAATTGTCCGGGAAATCTTACGTGCTGGCAGATTCCAGCAAGATCGGTGAAATTACGTTTGCCAAGTTGTTTGAGCTGGAGGAGGCAGATCTGATTACCGAGCAGATGCCAGAGCACTGGCGAGCCGTAATAGAGCAGAAAACTAAAATAATTGAGGGATAA
- the pfkB gene encoding 1-phosphofructokinase encodes MIYTITLNPSIDYIVEVDDLKLGGLNRMNRDLKLPGGKGINVSRVLNQLGAGNTAIGFLGGFTGRFINDKLQEDQIQTDFVTIADDTRINIKLKHGDETEINGLGPAIREEEAAQLLQKLSSLQKGDIVVLSGSIPPSLGTDFYDRLIQVCKQTGAEFVIDTTGPALMEALVHKPLLVKPNHHELAELFGVTIETREELVLYGRKLLEAGAKQVLISMAGDGALLITGSDVYHASVPKGKVKNSVGAGDSMIGGFVGTYVLHGDILEAFRTGVASGSATAFSDDLATREFIEQLRGEVTITKL; translated from the coding sequence ATGATATATACGATAACACTTAATCCTTCCATTGATTACATCGTGGAAGTGGATGACCTGAAGCTCGGCGGATTGAATCGCATGAATCGGGATTTGAAGCTTCCAGGTGGTAAAGGCATCAATGTATCACGTGTGCTGAATCAGCTGGGAGCAGGTAACACCGCGATTGGATTCCTTGGCGGATTCACAGGTCGTTTCATTAATGACAAGCTGCAGGAAGATCAGATACAGACTGATTTTGTGACCATAGCGGATGATACGCGGATCAATATCAAGTTGAAGCATGGAGACGAGACAGAGATTAACGGTCTTGGCCCAGCCATTCGCGAAGAAGAAGCAGCACAACTGCTGCAGAAACTATCCTCGCTGCAAAAGGGAGATATCGTCGTTCTATCGGGTAGCATTCCGCCATCTCTGGGAACTGATTTTTATGATCGTCTCATTCAGGTCTGCAAGCAGACGGGTGCAGAGTTCGTCATTGATACCACTGGCCCAGCGTTAATGGAAGCTCTTGTGCATAAGCCATTGCTGGTGAAGCCGAATCATCACGAGCTCGCTGAACTTTTCGGGGTTACTATCGAAACTCGGGAAGAGCTGGTCTTGTACGGTCGCAAGCTTCTGGAAGCAGGGGCCAAGCAAGTATTAATCTCCATGGCTGGAGATGGAGCCCTGTTGATTACGGGATCGGATGTGTACCACGCAAGTGTGCCAAAAGGCAAGGTGAAAAATTCGGTTGGGGCTGGAGATTCCATGATCGGAGGATTCGTAGGCACTTATGTATTACATGGTGACATCCTTGAAGCCTTCCGTACAGGAGTCGCTTCCGGAAGTGCAACGGCTTTCTCGGATGATCTTGCTACACGTGAATTCATTGAACAGCTTCGAGGCGAGGTTACCATCACCAAATTGTAA